From a single Nitrospirota bacterium genomic region:
- a CDS encoding MBL fold metallo-hydrolase, with product MKIETIVVGPLQVNCYVVYDEKSLDALVIDAGDEPDKILKFIKSRNLNVSYIICTHAHFDHTGGIAVLREKTGAKVMLHVDDLEIYSRVESQGAIWGFHVVQPPHPDLFLRDGEEIVAGEVKLQVMHTPGHSPGGICLETDGIVFTGDTVFAGSIGRTDFYGGSIEALKISFKKVLSLPPKTKLLPGHGNWTTVEDEWQQNFFVHEL from the coding sequence ATGAAAATAGAGACCATTGTTGTCGGACCGCTTCAGGTCAATTGCTATGTTGTTTATGATGAGAAGAGCCTCGATGCTCTTGTTATCGATGCAGGCGATGAGCCTGACAAGATACTGAAATTCATCAAGAGCAGGAACCTGAACGTCTCATATATTATCTGTACGCATGCCCATTTTGATCACACAGGCGGCATAGCCGTCCTGAGGGAAAAGACCGGGGCAAAAGTCATGCTGCATGTAGATGACCTTGAGATCTATTCGAGAGTTGAATCCCAGGGAGCTATCTGGGGATTTCATGTTGTCCAGCCTCCCCATCCTGACCTCTTTTTGCGGGATGGAGAGGAAATAGTGGCAGGGGAAGTCAAGCTTCAGGTAATGCATACCCCGGGTCATAGCCCCGGCGGAATATGTCTTGAGACAGACGGGATAGTGTTTACCGGCGATACGGTATTTGCCGGCTCGATAGGACGGACTGACTTCTACGGCGGCAGCATTGAGGCATTGAAAATATCTTTTAAAAAGGTGCTTTCCCTGCCGCCGAAAACAAAATTATTGCCGGGTCACGGGAACTGGACAACGGTTGAGGATGAATGGCAGCAGAACTTCTTTGTTCATGAATTATAG
- the murJ gene encoding murein biosynthesis integral membrane protein MurJ, with protein MGSFAIMSPDMDGRGKIARAAGLMSVATFISRVLGYVKDMILAVYFGATGLSDTFFAAFRIPNLLRELFAEGSMSSAFIPVLTEQRQKLGDEEASRLVRITFTFLIIVVGLICVAGIVFSPAIVAAIAPGFLSSPEKFSMTVLLTRIMFPFLLFISLASLVMGALNTKKVFFVPALAPAMLNITTIAVVIAFAPMAKQPILVVAVGIALGGFVQFAFQLPAFFRNGYSLGLDPGFRHPGLKKMAILILPATMALAVNQINIIVSNILASYLQEGSITYLYYSMRLIQFPVGIFGVAMGMAVLPALSEHAVKGDFERLREDFSFALRLLFFIAVPSMAGLIALREPIVNLLFQRGQFDYAATRGTAEALFFYSIGIWSIVGVRVITATFYSMQDTKTPVKIAAVGVASNLLLSLVLMGPLRHSGLALANSLASGINFLILIYFLKKKLHYIDAGKIAKSFSQVLLSSFIMGIAGWFLLRGELWTKSGSTAAKAVYLSGTMILCAIIYVAATAIMKNDEMHYVRGVIMKKLGRG; from the coding sequence ATGGGCTCATTTGCTATAATGAGCCCTGATATGGACGGCAGGGGAAAAATAGCAAGGGCAGCAGGCCTCATGTCTGTTGCGACGTTTATCAGTCGGGTCCTGGGCTATGTAAAGGACATGATCCTTGCTGTCTATTTTGGCGCTACCGGCCTTTCTGACACCTTCTTTGCAGCGTTCAGGATACCGAACCTTTTGAGGGAGCTTTTTGCTGAAGGTTCCATGTCCTCTGCCTTCATACCGGTCCTGACTGAGCAGAGACAGAAGCTGGGAGACGAAGAGGCTTCCCGCCTTGTGCGCATAACATTCACCTTTCTTATTATTGTGGTTGGCCTCATCTGTGTTGCCGGCATTGTTTTTTCTCCGGCCATTGTGGCGGCGATTGCTCCGGGATTTCTCAGCTCTCCGGAAAAGTTCTCAATGACCGTTCTTCTCACGAGGATCATGTTTCCCTTTCTTCTGTTCATCAGCCTTGCATCACTGGTCATGGGAGCACTCAATACGAAGAAGGTCTTTTTTGTCCCTGCGCTTGCTCCTGCAATGCTGAATATCACGACGATCGCTGTGGTGATCGCCTTTGCTCCCATGGCAAAACAGCCGATCCTCGTTGTTGCTGTCGGGATCGCTTTAGGAGGGTTTGTGCAGTTCGCTTTTCAGCTGCCCGCTTTTTTTAGAAACGGCTATTCGCTCGGCCTTGATCCAGGCTTTCGCCATCCGGGACTGAAAAAGATGGCAATCCTTATCCTGCCGGCAACAATGGCCCTTGCTGTAAACCAGATAAATATTATCGTGAGCAATATCCTTGCGTCTTATCTGCAGGAAGGAAGTATTACCTATCTCTACTATTCCATGCGGCTTATACAGTTTCCTGTCGGCATATTCGGTGTTGCCATGGGCATGGCAGTTCTTCCTGCCTTGTCAGAACATGCGGTAAAGGGCGATTTCGAACGGCTTCGCGAGGATTTTTCCTTTGCACTTCGACTGCTCTTTTTTATCGCAGTGCCCTCCATGGCAGGACTTATTGCGCTCAGGGAACCGATCGTTAATCTTCTCTTTCAGAGGGGGCAATTCGATTACGCTGCGACCCGGGGAACCGCAGAGGCATTATTCTTCTATTCTATCGGTATCTGGTCTATTGTCGGCGTCAGGGTCATAACCGCAACCTTTTACTCCATGCAGGATACGAAAACCCCGGTAAAGATCGCGGCTGTCGGTGTTGCGTCAAATCTTCTGCTCAGCCTTGTTCTCATGGGACCGCTAAGGCATTCCGGTCTGGCCCTTGCGAATTCGCTTGCTTCGGGGATCAATTTTCTTATCCTGATCTATTTCCTGAAAAAGAAACTCCATTATATTGACGCGGGAAAGATTGCAAAGTCCTTTTCCCAGGTTCTCCTCTCTTCGTTTATTATGGGAATAGCGGGCTGGTTTTTGCTGCGCGGAGAACTCTGGACAAAAAGCGGCTCTACCGCGGCAAAGGCCGTTTATCTCTCAGGGACGATGATCCTCTGTGCAATTATCTACGTTGCTGCGACGGCAATCATGAAAAACGACGAGATGCATTATGTTCGTGGAGTGATCATGAAAAAATTGGGCAGGGGGTGA
- the trpC gene encoding indole-3-glycerol phosphate synthase TrpC, with protein sequence MSILNKIVTRKKDRLSHAKAKTSITQLKSAIKDIPLTFDFEQALTRQEGQIRLIAEIKKASPSKGLIRQDFNHKTIAAVYRENNVNAISVLTEEDFFQGRLEFLADVKAASLLPVLRKDFIFDEYQIYEARANQADAILLIAAILEEKQAEEYLHITKELGMAVLFEVHDHKELEMALRINAPVIGINNRNLKTLQIDMNTTLELQKEIPSDKIIVSESGIRTRDDVLRLEQAGIDAMLIGTSLMEAADIGRKIEELRGT encoded by the coding sequence ATGTCTATTTTAAATAAGATCGTAACTCGGAAAAAAGACCGGCTTTCTCATGCAAAGGCAAAAACCTCAATTACCCAGCTCAAGTCTGCCATTAAAGATATTCCTTTGACCTTTGACTTTGAACAGGCACTGACAAGGCAGGAAGGACAGATACGCCTTATTGCTGAAATCAAGAAAGCGTCTCCGTCAAAGGGGCTTATACGTCAGGACTTTAACCATAAGACTATTGCAGCTGTCTATCGAGAGAACAACGTGAATGCAATATCCGTTCTTACGGAAGAGGACTTTTTTCAGGGCCGGCTCGAGTTTCTTGCAGACGTTAAGGCTGCTTCCCTGCTTCCTGTTCTCAGAAAAGACTTTATCTTCGACGAATACCAGATCTATGAGGCAAGAGCAAACCAGGCAGATGCGATCCTTCTCATCGCAGCGATCCTTGAGGAAAAACAGGCAGAGGAATATCTTCATATCACCAAAGAACTGGGCATGGCCGTTCTCTTTGAGGTTCACGATCACAAGGAGCTTGAAATGGCGCTCAGGATCAATGCCCCTGTTATCGGCATCAACAACCGCAATCTTAAGACACTCCAGATAGACATGAATACCACCCTTGAGCTGCAGAAGGAGATCCCCTCCGACAAAATTATCGTAAGCGAAAGCGGCATAAGAACACGGGATGATGTTCTGAGGCTCGAACAGGCAGGTATTGACGCGATGCTGATAGGGACATCCCTCATGGAGGCAGCCGACATCGGCAGGAAGATAGAAGAACTGAGAGGCACGTAA